The Borrelia hispanica CRI genomic interval TTAGTTTGCAAAAAATTCTTGATAGAAGCCATGACATTCAAAATTTAATTTCTAAGAGTTAATTTTATGAATGTACTCAGTATTGATATTGGTACTAGTACTTTAAAATCTGCTTTAATCAATTCTCATTATGGGATTTTAGAGTGTCTTGATATAAATTATTTTGATTATTTTAGTGTAGATTTTGAAAATTTTGATTATAAAATATGGCTCTTTGCTTTAAAGAAAATAATGTCTCATTTTATGTATAGAAAAATTGATTGTATTTCTATTAGTGGTATCTCTCCATGTTTAATAGCTCTTGATTCAAATTTAATTCCTTTAGAGGTGTTGCATTGGAATTCTTCTAAAGTAGTTAAAAATTATAAAGGAAAATCAACTTTTTTGCCCTTTGTTCTTAGTACATTTGAGAGAGGAATTTATGATAAAGTTAGATATTTCGTTTCATGCTTTGAATATTTAATTTATTTACTTACAGGTAATTTGGTTACAAGCTATCCCAGTTTGTCTTATATTCCTTTTATTTGGAATAATATTGAAATTAAAGAATATAATCTTGATACAAGTAAATTTCCTCCTTTTTTAAGAATGGGAGAAATTGTTGGGCAGGTTACTAAGCGTGCTAGTATTGAATTTGGTATTAATAGTGGCATTAATGTAATTAATGCTGGAATTGATTATTTAAGTGTTCTTATTGGAAGTGGAGCTTTTTTTTCTGGAATAGTATCAAATAGAATGGGTACTAGCGAAGGTTTTAATTTTGTCTCAGATACGTATTTATTAGATTTTTCTTTAATATATCCTTATTTCTTAGATAATTTGTTTATTATTGGAAGAATAGTTCCTTCTGGATATTTATTGCAATTGCTTAAAGATAGATTGTTTGAGAAGAAAAAATCATTTGGAGAATTTCTTGGCAAAATTGCTGCAATATATAGTCCAAGTAATATTTATTTTTATTTAAACAAAAAAGAACTTTTTTGTGATCATATTTTAATAGATCCACAAATAAAGAATAATTTAAATGAAGGCATTGTGGGAAAGTTAGATGATCCTTTACAGATAGGAATTGCAATTCTTGAGTCTTCTTATTTTTCGTTTTATAATAGAATACTTCATCTTAAGTCTTGTAAAAGGGATATTTTAGATATTTTTGTGAGTGGCTCTAATTCAGATAATTTATTTTTAAATAAGCTTAAAGCTAATATTATTGGGCAAGATTTAAAAATTTTTGAATTTAAACATTCTGAGATTGTTGGTAATGCAATTTTAGCCTTTTGTTGTTTAAAAGAATTTGACAATCTAGAGGATGCATTTAAAAAACTTGTTAAAATAAAACATATTGTGTCCTTTAATGCCAGTATGCATGATATTTATTTGGAAAAATATCATAATTATGTTTCTAATTTTAATTTATTTGTTAATAGTTAATATGTAAGCATCCTTAAAGTCATTTGAATTTGATATTTTTTGAAGATCAATCTTTGCTTCTGATATAGTTTTATATGGTCCAGATCTGACTCTATAGGTATCTTTGTCATTTATTGTTGCTGAATATATTTTTGCATTTATTTTGTATTTCATCAGTTCTTGAATATTATTGTCAGCAGTAATTGGATCTGAGAGCGATGCAAATTGTATATAATATTCTTTTTGAGGATCATATTTGTTTTCAAGTTTGTTATAATTTTGTTTTTTTTTAATTTCTTGACTTGCCTTTGCATTAATTTTTTTTGGCTTGAGTGTTTTTGCTTGTGTTTGTGTTTTTTTAGGTACATTTTGATTTACAATTTGTGCTTCTTTTTTATGAATTATTTTTTTATTATTTTGATTCATATCATTGTTTAAATTTGTGCTTTCTTTATTAGTTTTTGTAAGGTCAATTATGATTTCATTTGGTTTGTCAGTTATTGACAGAGTATCTTCATTATTTTCATTTTCTGTAGATTTTTCATTTTTCGTTTCTTGCAAAATAATATTTTTGCCTGCAATGTCAGAGGCCAAATTTTTATTTGGGAAAAAAATAATTATTCCAAGAAATATAATTGCACAAACAGTTACAATTGAAGTTAATGCTACTAAGAATCCTTTATTATTATTGTTATTGCCATCTCTCATTATGTTACCTCTCTCATCTTAGCCCTAATTTTTCTTTTTAAATATTCATAACTCTTATTGTTAATTATATTTATTATTTTTGAATTTATAATATTTTTATTGAAAAAAATATCTTTTTGCCATTTAAGTATGTTTATAATTAAGTTGTCATCAATATTGCGATTTAATTTTAACCTATTTTTTATTATCTCATCATTTGCTTTTATTATAAATATGTGTTTACAAAATTTTGCAAGGTCTAGTTTAAAAAGTAGTGCGGCATTAATTATAATTTTGTCAGACTTATTTGTTAATATTATTTGTTCTATTTGTTGATATATGATGGGATGTGTTATTTTTTCTAATATTTGTAGCTTTTCTTTATCATAAAAGACTATATTGCGAAGTTTTATTCTGTCTATTTCATTTATATTATTTAATATTTTATTGCCAAATGTTTTAATTATTGTATCTTTTTTTTCTTCTAAAATGATATGACCTATTTTATCTGCATTAATTTCATAAAAATCATATTCGTTACTAATGATTTTTGACACAGTGTCTTTTCCGGTTGATATTCTACCAGTTATTCCAATTATTGATGAATGTCTCCCCATGATTTTCCAGTCTCAATATTTGTTTTTAAAGGAATCTTTAGAGGATAAGCATTTTCCATCATTTCTTTTATTATTATTTGTGCCTTTTCACATTCTTCTTCTGGTGATTCAATTAGCATTTCATCGTGTACTTGTAAGAGTATTTTTGATTTTAGATTGTTATTTTTAAATTCGTTATATACTTTAATCATTGCGATTTTCATTATATCAGATGCACTTCCTTGAATTATGCTATTTATTGCCATTCGTTCAGCACTTGTTCTTTCTAAATAATTTTGACTATTAATTTCTCTTATATATCTTCTTCTCTTTAAAAGGGTTTCACTGTATCCATTTTGCTTTACAAAATCTATTTGATTTTGTATAAAAGTTTTTATTTTAGAATAAAGATTAAAATATGAATCGATGAAATTTTGTGCTTCCTTTCTTGTAATGGATAGTTCTTGTGAAAGTCTAAAAGCTGACATTCTATAAATTATTCCAAAATTAATTGATTTTGCTATTCTTCTCATTGAAGGTGTTATATTGGTTTCATCTACCTTAAAGAGTTTTGATGCTGTTTGTATGTGAATATCTTTTTTATGAGTAAAAGCTTCAATTAGTGATTCATCTTCTGAGAGATGTGCTAATATTACAAGTTCTATTTGTGAATAATCTGCAGATATGAAAATATTGCCTTTCATAGGTTTGAATGCTGCTCTTATTTTTCTTCCTCTTTCATCTTTGATTGGTATGTTTTGTAGATTGGGTGCAGTACTTGAAATTCGTCCCGTTGCTGTTTTTGTTTGCATAAAGTTCGTATGTATTTTGTTTGTTTTTTCGTTTATAAATTCTATTAAATTATCGGTATATGTATTTTTTAGTTTTGCAAGTTGTCTGTAGTTTATGAGTTTTTCTATAGATTCATGCTGATCTTTTATTGTTTCTAGCACCTTGATGTCTGTCGAATCTTGCTTGACATTTTTTGGTACTATAATATTTAATTTTTCAAATAAAACCGTATGTAATTGTTTGCTTGAATTTAGATTAAATTTAATGCCTATACTTTGTATTACTTCATTCTCAATTGTTTTTAATTCTTGTTCAAGTTCATGGCCATATTGTGTTAAGTAGTTGCTGTCAAGGTAAATGCCATTTTCTTCCATTTCTATAATGACATTGCTAAATGGCATTTCTATGTTTCTCATTAGGCTTTCAAGGTTGTCTTCTTTGAGCTTTTTTCTCAAGATATTAAATAATCTTAAGGTAATGTCAGCATCCTCAGCAGCATAGTTGGATGCTATTTCAAGTGGTATATCTTTAAGAGTACCATGTTGTGGTACTATTTCGTCGTATTTAATGTTTTTATGCATTAGATATTTTGCTGCTAAAAAGTCAAGAGATACTTTTGTGTTTGGATCAATAACATATGCTGCTATCATTGTATCGAAATATGCAGATATGACATTAAATCCATGTCTTTTTAGTACTTTGTAATCAAATTTATAATTTTGACCAATTAATTTTGGTTGTGATTTAAAAAATTCATTAAATTTTTGTATTATGTATTCTTTTTCAATGGAATTTTTTTCTTTTGTTTCTATGGGAATATAGTAACTTTCAAATTCTTGAAATGAAACTGAAATTCCAATTATATTTGATTCGTAAATATTAATAGAAGTTGTTTCTGTGTCTATTGCTATATAGCTTGCTTTTTTTAGTTGTTCTATTAGTAAGTCCAGTTCTTCTTTTTTTAATATTGTTTTATATTTGACATTTTCTTCTTGTATTGTCTTAAGAGTATTTGCATATAATGTTGTTGATTGTAAATCTTTTGTATTTTCTTTATTTGATTGTGTTGTATTGATATCAAAGATTGATTGTTGCATGGAATTTATAATATTTTTTTTCTTTAATATAGATTTGTAAGATTTAATGAGGGTTGTTGCAGAATATTCTTCAAATAGTGAAATAATATCTTCTTTTAAATTTTCTAGTTTAAATGTTTCAAGTGATGGTAATTCTAGATCTTCTACAAGACTTATAAGTTCATAACTTAAAAAAGCATTTTCTTTTTCTCTTAGTAAGATTTCTTTGTATTTATTATTTATTAAAGATAAGTTTTTATATATTCCATTTAATGTGTGAAATTCATTCAATAATTTAGCAGCACCTTTTTGTCCAATTCCTTTAATTCCTGGAATGTTGTCAGTAGGGTCTCCAACAATGGATAAATAGTCTTTGATTTGAGATTTATTTATTCCAAATTTTTTTATAACATAATCATTGTTCATTTCTAAAAAGCTGCTATTTTCAATTTTAAATATTTTGGTTTGATTTGATATTAATTGTAATAAATCTTTGTCTGGAGAGATAATATAAGTTAAGTAATTGTTTTGTTCTGCCTTTTTTGTGAAACTGGCTATAAGATCATCAGCTTCATATCCTTGTAGTTCAAACATTGGGATATTTGCTTTTATTAATCCTTCTTTTATCCAATGAATTTGTGGGATTAGGTTGTCTGGAGGAGCATCTCTTGTTGCTTTGTAATTTGGGTATTGTTGTTGTCTAAATGTTTGTGTTTCTGAATCAAAAGTGACAATTAGATTTTCTGGGTTTTTTTTCTTTATGATAAAGAAAAGAGTTTTAAAAAAACCAATAAATGCGTTGACATTTTCTCCTTTACTATTTGTTAAAGGATTGTTTTTCATAACGTAATAGTTTCTAAAAATTATATTTAATGCATCGATTAAGTAAATTTCTTTCATATTATAACATCTAGTAAAATTGGTTCTTTATAATTAAATGAACTTTTAAAAAATTGTATTTTTGGTATTGCTTTTTTTTTAGCAAATATCTTTTTTAAGATTTTATCTGTATTTTTATATTGAGTGTGTATTATTTCTTTTAATGACAAAGTATCTTTGATTAATTTTTTAATTTCTTCTTGTATTTGTTCTTGTTTTGTTAACCATGAGTTTATGGTTGTATAATAGTTGTTGATTGAATTTAGAATTAGATCTTTTTTAGGATTTGTGATTTCTAATATATCTATTATTCCTTGAGTGATTTTTGTATTTTCGAATTCTAAGATAGCTTTTAATTTTTTTAGTTCAAGTATTAGATCTTGTAAATATTTTTTTAAGATGATATTTGTATTATCCGACAACATTGATTCCTAATTTCTTTTTAATGATAATATTATTATTATTATCTTTTTTAAGCAATGCTTTCCAAGCTGTGTGAAGATTTTTAAGGTGCTTTAAGACTTCTTGGATATTATCTATATTTTTTTCTAATGTAACACTTTCTAATGTTTTATTTAAAAAGGAGTATATTGATAATAGGTTATTTGAAATATCCCCACCATCTTCAAAATTTAGTGTAGACATTAATTCTATGATAATATCTTGTGCATGATAAACTTTTTCATCAGCTTTTGTTGTGCTTTTTGGGTCTTCATTTTTATAAAATTCTTTAGCAACTTCTAAATCTTGTATTGCTTTTTCGTAGAGCATTACTAATATTGATATTGAACTTGATGTGTTGACTTGTGTTTTTTTGTAAATATCTTCTTTTCTTAGCAAGGATTTTCTCCTAATTTAATATTTTTATTTGTTCTGCTATCTGTTCTTCTCTGAAAGGTTTTGTAATATATCCTTTTGCTCCAAGTTGTAGAGCTTTTGCAATAAGTTCTTGTTTCCCAAGTGCTGTTACCATTAATATATTTAGTTTGCGTTCAAACTTTTTGTTAAGTTCATTTATTTTTTCAAGTGCTGTAATTCCATCCATGCCCATCATAGTTATATCAAGAGTTATTAGATGAAGTGTTTCTTGTTGTTTAAATTCTTGAATAGCCTGGATACCATCTTCTGCTTCTAAGAACTCACTGAATCCTAAATTTTTTAGTATTTTAATTAAATTTTTGCGCATAAAAATAGAATCATCAACTATTAAAGCTTTTTTATTTTCTTCCAATTTCCATACTCCTCCATTTAATTTTAACATAATAGGGTATTAAAAATCATTTAATAAAGAAAGATATAATCCATTTTATATTTACTCTAAATTTTTGGATGAATAGATTTATTACTCAGTAATCCATATGGAAATTTTATATTTTTTTGTAAAATTATATTGTGGTTTTTGTAATGGGGTTTATGTAAATTATGGGTAAAGATAAAGATATAAAAGCTGAAATTTTAAGTTTAAGGGATACCATTAAAAAATGGAATAGGGAATATTATGTTGATTCGTCACCCAGTGTGGGCGATGTTACCTATGATAAGGCTCTTTTACGACTTCAATATTTGGAGAATAGGTATCCTGAATATAAAACTTTAGATTCTCCTACGCTTAAATTTGGAAGTGATCTTTTAAATGGTTTTAAAGAGGTTGAACATTCTTATCCTGTATTGAGTTTAGATAAGGCCTATGATGTTAAAGAATTATCATTATGGGTTGATAAAATGGGGTTAGAGGGTTCTAATTTGGGATTTGATATGGGAATTTCAGTTGAACCTAAAATAGATGGATGTTCAATTGTTCTTTATTATAAAGATGGAATACTTGAGAAAGCTTTAACTAGGGGCGATGGTAGAGTTGGTAATAATGTTACTGAAAATGTGAGAACAATTAAAAATGTTCCTTTATGCATTGGAGAACAGGTTGAATTGGTATTGAGAGGTGAAATTTATATTACCAAAAAGGATTTTTTGAAAATAAATCATACATTAAATGATGCTTATATTAATGCTAGAAATTTGGCTTCAGGTATATTGAGAAGAGTAGATAGTAGAGAAGTTGTTAACTTTCCCTTAGATATTTTTGTTTATGATATTTTATATTCCAGTTTGGAATTAAATACTAATCATGATGCTTTTGATAAGCTTAAACATTTTGGGTTTAAACTTAATTCTTTTTGTAAGTTTTTTTATGGTAAAAACTTGGGAGAAAATATTATTGATTATGTCAAGGAGATAGAAGAAGGGAGGGAAAATTTTGAATATGAAATTGATGGTGTTGTTTTAAAGGTTGATGATTTTAGTTTAAGAGATGTTTTGGGATATACTTCTCATCATCCTAAATGGTCAATTGCTTATAAATTTGAGTCTTTGAGAGCTGTTAGTAAGGTAATTGATATAGTTGTTCAGGTTGGACGTAGTGGTAAGATTACTCCTGTTGCAAATATAGAGAAAGTACTTATTGCAGGAGCTTTTATTACCAGTGCAAGTTTACATAATCAGGATTATATAGATTCTATTGGGTTAAATGTTGAAGATGTTGTTGCAATTTCAAGGCGTGGCGATGTGATTCCTGCTGTTGAATTGGTTGTAGAAAAACTTTCTGTTGATAATTTTAAAATTCCAAATTATTGTCCTTCATGTAAAAAGTCTTTAATAAAAGAGGGTGCCCATCTTTTCTGTATTAATATACATTGCCCTTTGAAGATTATGGGACATATAAAGTATTTTTGTAGTAAAAAATGTATGAATATTGTGGGAATTTCAGAAAAAACAATTGAGTTTCTTTTTAATATGAATTTTATATCTTCAGAAATGGATCTTTATACATTTGATTTTGATAGGCTTATTGGTCTTAAGGGATTTAATTTTAAAAGGGTAAATAAGTTAAAGCGTTCTATTGAAGAGAGTAAAAATAGACCGTTTAGAAAATTACTTCTTGCTATGGGAATTAAGGATCTAGGAATTAATACAATATTATTGTTAATCAACAATAATTTAAATTCATTTGATGCAATTAGTTTGCTTTGTCAAGATAAAAAAAATGCTCTTGTTAAACTTTTAGATATTAAGGGGATAGGAGAAAGAATAGCTTTAAATATTATTAGAGCATTTAATAATAAGATTATCCTTGATAAATTTAACTTTTTTAAGGAATTAGGATTTAAGATGCAAGAAGATAGTATGAATTGTGTTGTAGATTCTTCTTTTTTATTTGGTAAAAAATTTTGTATAACAGGGTCTTTTGATGAATATTCCAGACATGTTCTTATTGATAAAATTACTAAAAAAGGTGCTATTTTTAACAGTTCAGTTAGTAGATATTTAGATTTTTTACTTGTTGGGAAAAGTCCTGGATTAAAATTAAAAAAAGCTAATAATTTGGGCATTAAAATCCTTAGTCTTTTTGATATTAAAAATTTGGTCAATTTAGATGATTAAACTTATTTTATTATTCTTACGTTTCTAAATTCCGATGCTAAATTTTTGTATAGAGTATTTATATCACTTGTATATTCTACTTTTATTAAATTTCGAAAAAATTTTTCTTTATGTTTTAGTGATGGATTAATAAAGTGAGTTTTGACATTATATTTTGGGATTAATTTATAAATTTCCTTTGCCCTATGTAAATTTTTTGTTGGTTCTATTTCAATATAATATCCATTGGGTTTTTTAAAATCAAATTCATTACTTTGGACTTTAAAATTATAGTTATTTAAATGTGTATCTGGATATATTTTAAATTCAGCGTTTTTTATTATGGCGTTTTTATTTGTTGTTTGTATATCTTGTGTATGGGAGCCTTGTGTTATTTGTTGTGATTTTCTGTTTTTGTATTTTGTTGAATCTTTTTTTACATATTTTGTCAAACCCTCTTTAAGTTTTAAAATATCATTTTCATTATTTTTCAATCTTTTATCTAATATATTGATTTGATCTTGTTTTTGTTGAATTATATTTTTATTTTCTTTGTATAATTCTTCATTTTCTTCAATCTTATTTTTTAATGAATTTATTATTTTTTCTATTGAAAGTAAGTTATTTTCAATATTTTTGAAGCTATTGTCATGATCATTTTTGAAGTTTGTTAATTCTTGGTGAAATGCTAATAGGGTTTCTCCATTATTATTGATTTTACTATCAAGGTCACCTAATAGTTGAGTATGATTATTAAGGGAATCTTTGTTGTTATTGATTTTACTATCAAGGTCACCTAATAGTTGAGTATGATTATTAAGGGAATCTTTGTTATTATTGATTTTACTATCAAGGTCACCTAATAGTTGAGTATGATTATTAAGGGAATCTTTGTTATTATTGATTTTACTATCAAGGTCACCTAATAGTTGAGTATGATTATTAAGGGAATCTTTGTTGTTATTGATTTTACTATCAAGGTCACCTAATAGTTGAGTATGATTATTAAGGGAATCTTTGTTGTTATTGATTTTATTATCAAGGTCACCTAATAGTTGAGTATGATTATTAAGGGAATCTTTGTTGTTATTGATTTTACTATCAAGGTCACCTAATAGTTGAGTATGATTATTAAGGGAATCTTTGTTATTATTGATTTTACTATCAAGGTCACCTAATAGTTGAGTATGATTATTAAGGGAATCTTTATTGTTATTGATTTTACTATCAAGGTCACCTAATAGTTGAGTATGATTATTAAGGGAATCTTTATTGTTATTGATTTTACTATCAAGTTCACCTAGTTTATGAATGTTGTTATTAATGGAATTTTTATTATTATTGATTTTGCTATCAAGTTCACTTAGTTTATGAATGTTGTTATTAATGGAATCTTTATTATTATTGATTTTGCTATCAAGTTCACCTAGTTTATGAATGTTGTTATTAATGGAATCTTTATTATTATTGATTTTGCTATCAAGTTCACCTAGTTTATGAATGTTGTTATTAATGGAATCTTTATTATTATTGATTTTGCTATCAAGTTCACCTAGTTTATGAATGTTGTTATTAATGGAATCTTTATTATTATTGATTTTGCTATCAAGTTCACCTAGTTTATGAATGTTGTTATTAATGGAATCTTTATTATTATTGATTTTATTATCAAGTTCATTTAGTATAGGATTTTCTGAGTTGAAATATTCTTGTTCTTGAATATATGTATCGTATGTATTTTCTGTGGGTGGGTAATTGTAACTTTCATTTGGTATATATTCTTTTTGATTGTCTTCATATCTTTGTTCATTGTAATCATTATAATCATTGTTTTTTGCTTGATAAGATCCTTGATAAGGATCATTTAGTAAATTTTCTTTTGTATTTATTAAATATTTTATTCTTTCAATTTCTTCTTTTAAACTTTTAATTAGCATTGCATATTCTTCATTCTTTCTTTTGATTGATTCTATATTTGTGTCGTTTAAAAGATTTTCTATGTTTGTTATTTTTTTTTCATAGTTTTTGATTCTAAGTTTTAAGATGTCTATATTTTTTATGAACCAATCATCATCCATATTGTTTTGTTCGAAATCGGAATCTTTTGTAAAAATGTTATTTCTTATTTGTCTGTTATTTGCTATTTGGATTTGTGATGAATCTTTGAAATTAAGTTTATTAGGTTTCTTTTTTAATGTGTTTATATCATTTTCTTTTGAAACTTGATTTTGTTTGAAATCAATGGTTTCTTCTTCATTATTTTGATTGTTAAAGTCTTCATTTAGATCTTCTCTAGGAATATAAATTTTTGAATGGTTGAACATGTAATCTTTAGTTATGTGTTGTTTTTGTTCTCCGAAAAGTAATGTACACGAGATCAACATAAAAATTTTATAGATCATTGAAGCTATTTTTTTATTTTTACCCATAAACATTAGACCTCATGAATATTATTTGATATTCATTTTAATTTTGATATTATCATAGTTTTTTAAATTGATCAAAAGAAAATAAGATTATTTATGTAATAATTATGAATTATTTTCGTAATTATTGTAGTTGTAAATTACAATTTAGTATTTAGTCCATATTGAGTTATATGTGAAATAACATAATTGAATTAATTTAATTATCAAGTCATATTTTAATTTACAATAGTAATTTTATTGGTATTGTGCCATAATGATACCAATAGAAGAGAAATTATGGATTTTAACTTCTCGTTTTGCTTAATTTTTTATGAAATTAGAAAATATGGATGAAGTTTGGGCTTTGCCAGTTTGTTGTAATATTAAAAATTCGATTATTGAAGATTTTAAGGTGTCAGATGAATATAAAAATCAAGTGTTTAATATAAGTTATAAAGATAATATTATCTTAAAATTTATTGATATCATTGATTATCATGAATTTAATTTAAAACTTTTTGATAATAATATAGCTTTTGAAGGGCAAGTGCCTTTAGTGTTATATTCTGATAACCTAGATACTTTATTAGAAGCAGAATCAAATGTTATTTTGGAATTAAGACCTATTGAACAAAATGATATTTGTTGTAGTTTGAACCTTAAAGAATCAGATGAATTTAAAGTTTATACTTCGCATTATGAATTTTCTGATTATTTCAATTGTTGTAGTGACTTTATTTTAGTGAAAGTATTCTTTAGTGATGATAATTTAATAATTGATGCTGATCTTGATAATATTGCATTGGTTAAGCAGATTATTAGTGATAGCTTTTGTATTTCTAAAGATAAGATTATTATTAATCCTATTAATAATAATTGTGTTAATATTTTATTTCCCATTGTTTTTAATGCTGTTATGCAAGGTATAGTTATTTCTAAAAAACTTGGTCTTAAGGTTAATGTTATTTATTATAAAAGGCATTTTTTAATAGCAGAATCTTTAAAGTTAAAATTTTCTGTTGTAAATTACTTGTCAACTGAAAATAGGCTTAATAAGATTATGTTAGAGCTTAAAATTAATAGACCGTTGAATTTTTTATATAAATTTTATTTTAATTATCTTAATAAGATTTTTAGTAATTTATTTTTTGATGTATTAGTACATATTGATCTTATATCTATTAATAGTAATTCTATTTTTTTTTGTGATAGTTATTTTTTATTTGGCATTTCTGCTTATAGTTTTATTTATTCGAATTTTTATAGTCTTGCGGCTAGTCTATCACTTGAACCTCTCAATTATTTGCTTGGTTATGTGAAGAGCGAATATAATATCTTTTTTAAGCTTTTTAATGAGATGGATTTAAAAAATTCTATTATGCGTAAGTCGTCTTCTATAAGTTTAAATAATGAATATAATATCTTAGATGTGAAGAGAAAAGGCGTAGGATTTGCCTTTTTAAATTTAGATTCTAATATAGATTTTGCTTTATTAGATATTGGTAATTTAACTATTTCTATGAATTTGTATAAAGATAAATTAGATGTATTTATTCCTTATAAAATTATAGATATTAATCTGGTGAATTATTTGAAGAATGTTTTAGCCAAAGCTTTTAATTTGTCTTATAGTTGTGTCAACTTTATTGTTGGTGATTCTTTTAAAGGTAATATTGGATTTTCTGGGTCCTTGTTAAAGGAGTCTTATCTTATTGAAAGAGCAATTTTAACTATAAAAGAAGAGCTTTCTAGTATAATTGATGATGAGGGAAAAAGAGAATATCCAGTTATAGTTAGTAGGGATTTT includes:
- the ligA gene encoding NAD-dependent DNA ligase LigA codes for the protein MGKDKDIKAEILSLRDTIKKWNREYYVDSSPSVGDVTYDKALLRLQYLENRYPEYKTLDSPTLKFGSDLLNGFKEVEHSYPVLSLDKAYDVKELSLWVDKMGLEGSNLGFDMGISVEPKIDGCSIVLYYKDGILEKALTRGDGRVGNNVTENVRTIKNVPLCIGEQVELVLRGEIYITKKDFLKINHTLNDAYINARNLASGILRRVDSREVVNFPLDIFVYDILYSSLELNTNHDAFDKLKHFGFKLNSFCKFFYGKNLGENIIDYVKEIEEGRENFEYEIDGVVLKVDDFSLRDVLGYTSHHPKWSIAYKFESLRAVSKVIDIVVQVGRSGKITPVANIEKVLIAGAFITSASLHNQDYIDSIGLNVEDVVAISRRGDVIPAVELVVEKLSVDNFKIPNYCPSCKKSLIKEGAHLFCINIHCPLKIMGHIKYFCSKKCMNIVGISEKTIEFLFNMNFISSEMDLYTFDFDRLIGLKGFNFKRVNKLKRSIEESKNRPFRKLLLAMGIKDLGINTILLLINNNLNSFDAISLLCQDKKNALVKLLDIKGIGERIALNIIRAFNNKIILDKFNFFKELGFKMQEDSMNCVVDSSFLFGKKFCITGSFDEYSRHVLIDKITKKGAIFNSSVSRYLDFLLVGKSPGLKLKKANNLGIKILSLFDIKNLVNLDD